ATACCACAGCACATGAGGTATAACAGTCTGACCTTTTACCTCCTTACTCTTAAATAATGATTCATATTTTGGCAAATTTAATATGGCAACTTTCATTCAATGATATTGAATTAAGTAAATATGATTACATGAttgataaacattaattaataacagataGATTTAAATACACAGTTAACATGACAGTAGTTGATTTgttaagaaaatatacatttatattcttaatttaaattgatttaagcACTTTGTGATTTCTCCGATCACTGCAGTTTCCTTATAGGGAGAGACTAGATTTATAACACATAAAAACTATAGTATTATCTTTAACAATGTCTTTGTTAGTACTCGAGTCCTTAATATCTTGCACCATACAACAACCTGAAAGGCTTCTTAACTGAGAAATACCACACCATGTGCAAAAATCCGGCCAGTGCTAGTAGAACTATGAACACCAGCACAAACAGTCATCATTCTGTGTCCACGACGACCGGAGTGCTCTGCAGGGTGCTCACCAGCTCGGCCAGCTCCCGGCTCAGCACCGCCGGCAGGTCCACGCGCGACGCCGCCTCGGGGTTCGGCAGCAAGGAGGCCAGCGTCAACATCGTCGTCCTCCGCAGAGTACGCACAGCCACAGAAATATTCCAGTTAGTTCTATACATCATACCGCCCACGTGATTTGGCGctctaaatattaatttgttattaatcaCAAAACTCTCATTAGTAGCCGCATCAGTGAATTCCCACGGATGAGTTAAATATGAGTTGACGTCGTAAGAAGCTCCCACTTTTAAGCGAATATAATGACGTCTCACACCTTGAAAGTCCCGCCACCATACGTCCACAGGTCTAGAGGTCCGATTTGTAAAGCGAAGGTAAGCCCGATGGCTCGACTCTACCGATCTCACAACAACACTCTCACCTTTCTCGTTTACTTCATATAATAGATCTTCGTTGATAGCCATCTTTGATATGTTTGCAATAATGATGATGACCCACAAACGATCACAAATAAACGTAAATTGCGAGTTGCGGCGCACAAACGCTTTAATTACAGTGATTACACACAACTACATCGCGCACTGCCATTTCAAAAATTCCCGCGGAGTACATCGAAACGTCAATCGCGGTGTTTCCTAGGACACTTCCGTCGATTTTTAGTCAACAATGGCTGTGTGCGTAGCAGTTATCGGCAAAGATGTAAGTTCTTTCacacaatatttgtattttaacgTTGATACTCGCAGCCAAACAATGTTCCAGTCTCAGTATGATTGATTTACACTTTAAATTGCTACTTTTCAGCAAGAATAATGcaatgaattcaaaataaagatTCTGTGTGTTTTGGACACGTCACTTTTGCATgacatcatttgttttgtttaggaACTGTCGCGATTAATTTTACCATAAATCATAGACAATGTGGGAGGAAATTATTAAGTTACCcctaaagttaattaaattgcattgttttaaatgtaaaaatatacacaattcCAGAACTCTCCGTTATATATCGGTGGCATTGGAAATGACACGAGTACTGACAACGAGCTTTCGCGTCAGTGGCTCGTCCACACGGCACTCGACGCTCTGGAAGAGAGACTTGCTTCAACCAACACTAACAACTCGGGCGCTAACTCCAACACCTCGCGGACTGATCTGAGAGACCTGTATCTGGGACTGCTGTATTCGACGGATACACACAAAATGTAAATCATACTCTCTTCTTAAGTATCTCAAAAACCTGCTGCCGATTTATgcagtttattaataaattttggacTAATTACAAGAACTGTGTTGAAACTTTgctatattattagatattattagcTTAAAATGAATGATGAAATTTACTCAAGTTTctgtaaatttttcattttttctacTCTGCATCACTAATATTTGACTTCATTAGTTACGGCTACGTGACGAACACGCGTATCAAGCTGGTGCTGGTGACCAGCTCGACGTCTCCGAGCGGCTCCAACATCCGCGACGCTGAGGTCCGCACGGCGCTGCGCCGGCTGCACGCGCTCTACGCTGACGCCATCTGCAACCCCTTCCATCTGCCTGGAGATCAAATCACTTCGGCGTAAGTATCATGTATTGCTTTTTGAGTGgttattcaaacatttatataaaaacaagatttttcataattcgttttataaatagttttgttcgGTAATCTCTGTACCTGCAAGGTTAAAACATAATCTCACTATGTACttaagtcatttatttaaactagctACCTACCTACGGCAACTACTGAGTAAAATGTCAAAATACGATAAATAGCACCCAGATTAGCCCATTCTTTATCGCCAGTGAAAATATCTTAAACtaacctatttattattttaatttccagaAAATTCGACAAACAAGTGAAGAACATAATGGTCAACAACGTTTAATTTTCCTAACAAGAACAACGGATAGCAatgtataattttcttaatCTCTAGCTAAATAATTAGCacgtattataattttaatgttaagttattctacattattatgtatgactgtttaaatgctttattaaaCCCAATGTACTAGTATTGTATTGTGTTATTGCAACCAGCGAGTTTTTAAGTACGTATGACGctaatttattaacttaaaatttacCCCCATAAAAGGTAAAGCAACGTGTGTTTGTTGGCAACATTGGTaccataaacaaaaattgcgTTTAGTTATTTCCCGCCAGTAAGTCACAGAATGAAAATCAATTGTACCtgtgaataatattttcttttgaagttttatttaattctggcatagttatattgttttaaactatatttatatttaataatatatatctttATGTTCTATAAATAgcgtaatttaaattaaggtgCTTAATAATTAAACGTAGTAACATACAAACTCAAAAACTTTGACGTGACGTTTAGTTATCGTTCTCTTTCTTTCATTAAGAAGTGAAGCTGTGCTCCGGTTCAGCGCTGAGCAATTTTATTTCGGAAATTGTTTATCTCGACCGGAATATCGCAACAAAATGGTAAGACACCTCACttagtattaaaacaatattgttttcacAATTTCTCCATCTTATAGATATTGTAAATTAGACTTGGTGAATGTAAGGTTATGTTTGCACGTGTCAGCGCATATTCCCGcccgatttttgtttttattactatttttcgTGTGTTATTACATCCCTAAACATTCGAAATCATTATGAAGCACGTTGATAACATGTTTTCTGCAAATGGTAAGTCTTGGTTTTCTGCTAGAGATCCAAAGCGCTTAGCACTCAGCAAATTGCcagaaaatttaagtttttctcCAGATGCATTTAAATTATAGTGCTTAACCTGTGCTATTAAGTAGTTGTTTCAATGTGTACACGTAACCGTTTCAAAATTAGGGCTATTTAAGTATAGTTACTACCCACTCTAATTATGGGTACACtcataacttattatttacGTTCTGGTTTCCAGGCAGCCGCCGTTGTGTCAGGCAAGGACATCGAGAAGCCCCAGGCTGAGATCTCGCCCATCCACCGCATCAGGATCACCCTGACCTCGCGCAACGTCCGCTCCCTGGAGAAGGTGTGCGCTGACCTCATCAACGGAGCCAAGAAACAGAAGCTCCGTGTTAAGgtgggttttattttaatttattcgtagAAAAGGTAAAACTGTTACCAATggagtaatttataaatatgcttATAACTGCCAAGTCACCAAACTTTACAACTGGATAGACCAGCCAGTTTGGCCCAACATTTGGACAAAAAAGCTGGACTCCCAAATTTATTGaaagtcataaataaaatgttatgtcaGTCTAACAAAATTCATACAATGTTTAACTCTACCGGACATGCCAATAAAAAGCTTAACAATGTCTGGCTTTATCTGGATGCCTGCTCAGAtgggttttaaattatttgcactAGATGAAGACACAGCATGTAATATACAGTTGTGTTCACCAAAATGGTGCTAAATTATACTAGACTCTCAAAAGTGCTTTATGTAAGTCTCCACACTGCATATTGTTCATTAGAGAGTAACAATTATACAACACAAGTTGTAATACATCCTATTTTACCCTTATAGTATGAGTGTTGTTTCTATTCTAGAatccaattaacatttaaataatttgaactaATGATGATACTAGTGGGGAAAAAAATTCCCCTGCAACAAGATAATTTAACAACACTCCAACTTGGTAGACAGACTCCCTGTTCAGCacttgtcataataatatattctccAAACCAACTCATGTGTAAGGTTGCTTTGACAAACACTTCTAACAAAACACCTATCATTTCAGGGACCCGTCCGCATGCCAACCAAGATCCTCCGCATCACCACCCGTAAGACCCCTTGTGGTGAAGGTTCCAAGACCTGGGACAGGTTCCAGATGCGCATCCACAAGCGTGTGATCGACCTGCACTCACCCTCTGAGATCGTGAAGCAGATCACCTCCATCAACATCGAGCCTGGTGTAGAGGTCGAGGTCACCATCGCCGACGCGTAGGCACAACTgcctaatatattttattaagaaattctGGTGTTTTATTTCTGTCTTAATGCCAATACTGTTGTTCATGCTTAATCCTTCTTTATTGCGATAGATTTTGTAGTAGTTCAAGTAGTTAATACCACAAAACTCTATCTTTAGAATATACTAGTAGAGTAATCAGATGCTATTGCTTAGACCATTTAAAATAGGCATGATTGAAGAAAATCCTGGTATACATGGCATGGATACATAGCagtgtcaaaataaaacaaaatgttctgTAAAAGATTGAAATCAAAGTATTCTGTATGCTGGAACTTTGAAATTTATCATGCATGAAGTGCGTAAATTAACCAACGATCTAGATACAGAAGGCAATTTTGTGCACATTAACTCCTAACCATGAGCAGCGATGAACTAGTCAAACATATTAGTTCGGTTACTTCAGacacagatggcgctgttattTTATAGTCAGACTAAAGTTTAAACACGATGTGtaaaacgcattttttttgttattcaattattatattgtaatcacactatatttttagatttagtcCAGTCTACTTTTCAAATAATTCGACGAGGTTTCTAT
The genomic region above belongs to Trichoplusia ni isolate ovarian cell line Hi5 chromosome 5, tn1, whole genome shotgun sequence and contains:
- the LOC113494440 gene encoding 40S ribosomal protein S20, translated to MAAAVVSGKDIEKPQAEISPIHRIRITLTSRNVRSLEKVCADLINGAKKQKLRVKGPVRMPTKILRITTRKTPCGEGSKTWDRFQMRIHKRVIDLHSPSEIVKQITSINIEPGVEVEVTIADA
- the LOC113494438 gene encoding trafficking protein particle complex subunit 2-like protein gives rise to the protein MAVCVAVIGKDNSPLYIGGIGNDTSTDNELSRQWLVHTALDALEERLASTNTNNSGANSNTSRTDLRDLYLGLLYSTDTHKIYGYVTNTRIKLVLVTSSTSPSGSNIRDAEVRTALRRLHALYADAICNPFHLPGDQITSAKFDKQVKNIMVNNV
- the LOC113494439 gene encoding von Hippel-Lindau disease tumor suppressor-like, coding for MAINEDLLYEVNEKGESVVVRSVESSHRAYLRFTNRTSRPVDVWWRDFQGVRRHYIRLKVGASYDVNSYLTHPWEFTDAATNESFVINNKLIFRAPNHVGGMMYRTNWNISVAVRTLRRTTMLTLASLLPNPEAASRVDLPAVLSRELAELVSTLQSTPVVVDTE